The [Bacillus] selenitireducens MLS10 genome includes a region encoding these proteins:
- the coaA gene encoding type I pantothenate kinase: MKTKEQISPFLSFDREEWAELRQSYPMEITPGEIERLKGLNDVLNMQEVADIYLPLTRLINLHTVAAQELYRSRSTFLHTKEKKVPYIIGIAGSVAVGKSTIARVLHTLLSRWDKHPRVDLVTTDGFLYPNAELERRGLMNKKGFPESYDARKLLSFLSELKSGKAKAEAPVYSHLTYDIVPGERQVVESPDIVIIEGINVLQPPKVQPGDDSDQVSVSDYFDFSIYVDAQEDNILRWYVERFKALRETAFQDRQSYFHKYANLSDEEAEQTARDIWERINRKNLHENILPTRHRADLILLKGDHHFVSEIKMRKI, encoded by the coding sequence ATGAAGACGAAAGAACAGATTTCGCCGTTCCTGTCCTTCGATCGTGAAGAATGGGCCGAACTCAGGCAGTCGTACCCGATGGAAATTACGCCCGGGGAGATCGAGAGGCTGAAAGGGCTCAACGATGTTCTGAATATGCAGGAAGTGGCGGATATTTATCTGCCGTTGACCCGTCTGATCAACCTCCACACTGTCGCCGCACAGGAGCTGTATCGAAGCAGGTCGACGTTTTTGCATACGAAGGAGAAAAAAGTGCCTTATATTATCGGCATAGCCGGAAGTGTGGCGGTTGGCAAAAGCACCATTGCCCGCGTGTTGCATACCCTTTTGTCCCGTTGGGATAAGCACCCGCGGGTAGATCTCGTCACGACGGACGGTTTTTTGTATCCGAACGCAGAACTTGAGCGCCGGGGTCTCATGAACAAAAAAGGGTTTCCGGAAAGCTATGATGCCCGCAAGCTGCTTTCGTTTCTCTCAGAGCTGAAATCCGGCAAAGCCAAGGCCGAAGCGCCGGTCTATTCCCACTTAACCTATGATATTGTGCCGGGAGAGCGACAGGTGGTTGAATCGCCGGATATCGTCATCATCGAAGGCATCAACGTCCTGCAGCCGCCGAAAGTGCAGCCGGGTGATGACAGCGATCAGGTGTCGGTGTCCGATTACTTCGACTTCTCCATCTATGTGGACGCACAGGAAGACAATATTTTGCGCTGGTATGTGGAGCGGTTTAAAGCGCTGAGGGAGACGGCATTCCAGGACAGACAGTCGTATTTTCATAAGTATGCGAATCTTTCTGACGAAGAGGCGGAACAGACGGCGAGGGACATTTGGGAGCGGATCAACCGCAAAAATCTGCATGAAAATATCCTCCCGACCCGCCACCGTGCCGATCTGATTCTCCTGAAGGGAGATCACCACTTCGTCAGTGAAATCAAAATGAGAAAAATTTAG
- a CDS encoding LTA synthase family protein has protein sequence MKAFISNNRLMVLLMTVLWVKTFTVSVVTFDLALNRFLEMLIFAVNPMAFLLVVFSVGMLFSKRIQPSYYFLVALAVSGILYANAVYYREFIDIITLPMLVMGGNAGDLSTSVVELVQWYDVFFFLDLAVIAFFFKRKRDWFTLSRMSLKSGAKIYSAVAVVVLTIVVSGQVVQSDERVHSFNRDNVIKSVGLYNFYVYDAYIHLVTASQTVFADKDDWTDIQNHLSDTYVEPNRDLHGLAEDRNVVMISLESVEDFVIGETLNGEEITPFLNELIEDSFYFDNVYDQTGQGKTSDAEFMMHNSLYPIGRGAVFHAASENQFHPLLKKLGERGYESTAFHANDISFYNREEMYEQLYYDDYVEEKDYEVTEDINVGWGMLDIDFFEQSMPYLNDMQEPFYGKFLTLTNHFPYELDEEQHLIEPFDSDSDIVNRYFPTVRYTDEAVRVFFDEMKEAGLYEDTMFVLYGDHYGIAETHYEELESFLGYEVTPDESVKLDRVPVIIHIPGEEDQAFHSSTVGGQVDVLPTVVNLLGLDDQEMYMFGSDLLSEDRDEFAVLRNGDVVTDEIIYTKETCFDAEDGSERPFSDCSDAFEFGQSELHYSDQIIYGDLLRFDPEQLDPDED, from the coding sequence ATGAAAGCTTTTATCTCAAATAACCGGCTGATGGTGCTGTTGATGACCGTCCTTTGGGTAAAGACGTTTACCGTTTCCGTGGTCACCTTTGACCTTGCGTTAAACCGTTTCCTTGAGATGCTGATTTTTGCGGTGAACCCGATGGCCTTCCTGCTCGTCGTGTTCTCTGTCGGCATGCTCTTTTCCAAACGGATCCAACCGTCTTATTATTTCCTGGTAGCTCTGGCTGTGTCGGGCATTCTCTATGCCAATGCTGTGTACTACAGGGAATTTATTGATATTATTACCCTGCCGATGCTCGTGATGGGCGGCAATGCCGGTGATCTGTCAACGAGCGTTGTGGAGCTTGTTCAGTGGTATGATGTGTTCTTCTTTTTGGATCTCGCTGTGATCGCGTTTTTCTTCAAAAGAAAGCGGGACTGGTTTACCCTGTCACGGATGTCCCTGAAATCAGGGGCGAAGATCTATTCGGCCGTGGCCGTGGTTGTGCTGACGATCGTTGTCTCCGGACAGGTCGTGCAGTCTGATGAGCGGGTGCATTCCTTCAACCGGGACAATGTCATTAAATCCGTCGGGCTCTATAACTTTTATGTTTATGATGCGTATATTCATCTGGTCACCGCTTCGCAGACCGTCTTTGCCGATAAAGATGACTGGACGGATATTCAGAATCATCTGTCGGATACGTATGTGGAGCCGAACCGTGACTTGCACGGGCTCGCCGAAGACCGCAACGTTGTGATGATCTCCCTTGAGTCCGTGGAGGATTTTGTGATCGGGGAGACGTTGAACGGAGAAGAAATCACGCCTTTTTTGAATGAGCTGATCGAAGACAGTTTCTATTTTGACAACGTCTATGATCAGACCGGGCAGGGGAAGACGTCCGATGCAGAGTTTATGATGCACAATTCCCTTTATCCGATTGGCCGAGGGGCGGTGTTCCATGCGGCGTCGGAGAATCAGTTCCATCCGCTGTTGAAGAAGCTCGGTGAACGGGGCTATGAATCAACTGCCTTTCATGCAAATGACATCAGCTTCTATAACCGCGAAGAGATGTATGAACAGCTATATTATGACGACTATGTGGAAGAGAAGGATTATGAAGTCACAGAGGATATAAATGTAGGTTGGGGCATGCTTGACATCGACTTCTTTGAACAGTCAATGCCGTATCTGAACGACATGCAGGAACCGTTCTATGGCAAGTTCCTGACGCTGACCAATCACTTCCCTTATGAACTCGATGAGGAACAGCATCTGATTGAGCCGTTTGATTCGGACAGTGACATTGTCAACCGGTACTTCCCGACGGTTCGCTACACGGACGAAGCGGTTCGGGTGTTCTTCGATGAAATGAAAGAGGCCGGTCTCTATGAGGATACGATGTTCGTTCTCTACGGTGATCATTACGGGATTGCCGAAACCCATTATGAAGAGCTCGAATCGTTCCTCGGCTATGAGGTGACCCCGGATGAATCGGTCAAGCTCGACCGGGTGCCGGTCATCATTCATATTCCGGGAGAAGAAGATCAGGCGTTTCATTCGTCAACGGTTGGCGGCCAGGTGGACGTTCTGCCGACGGTTGTGAATCTCCTTGGCCTCGATGATCAGGAGATGTACATGTTTGGCTCAGACCTGCTCTCAGAAGATCGAGACGAGTTTGCCGTCCTCCGTAACGGTGATGTGGTTACCGACGAGATTATTTATACAAAAGAGACGTGTTTCGATGCGGAAGACGGCAGTGAGCGCCCGTTCTCTGACTGCAGTGATGCCTTTGAATTCGGTCAGAGTGAGCTCCATTACTCGGATCAGATTATTTACGGTGATCTGCTCCGGTTCGATCCGGAACAGCTTGATCCTGATGAGGACTGA
- a CDS encoding PilZ domain-containing protein — MSKRFKREEPLRYEFARPVDTTFRISQLKGESFESKSAKGVLLNISPGGLRLMTDLDLPKGQDILLTFDIQLGGHALTPEGEVVWKEKRGNSFIYGIDFSEDPELEKTVFAALKAYAVHERNETANRAAKRRRPFDA; from the coding sequence GTGTCAAAACGGTTTAAACGGGAGGAACCTCTCCGCTATGAATTTGCAAGACCCGTCGATACAACGTTTCGTATCAGCCAGCTCAAAGGGGAATCCTTTGAAAGCAAATCCGCCAAAGGAGTTCTCCTCAACATCAGCCCCGGGGGCCTTCGCCTTATGACAGATCTCGACTTGCCAAAAGGACAGGACATTCTGCTCACCTTTGATATTCAGCTCGGCGGGCATGCCTTGACACCTGAAGGGGAAGTTGTCTGGAAAGAAAAGCGCGGCAATTCGTTCATTTACGGCATCGATTTCTCTGAAGACCCTGAACTCGAGAAAACCGTATTCGCCGCCTTGAAAGCGTATGCCGTACACGAGCGAAACGAAACTGCAAACAGAGCTGCGAAAAGACGACGTCCTTTTGATGCATAG
- a CDS encoding YjiH family protein — MNTQNQQQTQSLLMFLIPSLIGVALFMTPVPTDDGFTIPVAVLSGWLEGALYDALPAIMTGLIIISFLGSLIHKGFRPRFMDDQPFLRNLFDVSLFWVITRLLASFFAVITLFEIAIPAVYDPYTGGLLLYDLLPLLFSIFFFAGLFLPLLLNFGLLEFFGALLTKVMRPLFTLPGRSSIDSLTSWLGDGTIGVILTNKQYEEGFYSKREAAVIATTFSVVSITFSLVIIQEVGLEHMFFPFYLTVAAAGVIAALIMPRIPPLSRKPQTYAEGKNQPDDTIPASYKKQSFGAARFGIDLAKRRAGSQEGFAAFFKSGGKNVLDMWLGVAPVVMAFGTVALVIAENTPFFTYLGMPFIPLLELMQVPEAAAASETMVVGFADMFLPAIFASGIESEMTRFIIGCLAVSQLVYLSEVGGVILGSKIPLNLGELFIIFIERTLITLPVIVLIAHMIF; from the coding sequence ATGAACACACAGAATCAACAACAAACGCAATCATTACTTATGTTTCTTATCCCATCCCTGATCGGGGTCGCACTGTTTATGACACCTGTCCCGACGGATGATGGCTTTACCATTCCTGTTGCCGTACTGTCCGGCTGGCTCGAAGGCGCTCTGTATGACGCGTTGCCGGCGATCATGACCGGTCTGATCATCATCAGTTTTCTCGGAAGTCTGATCCATAAAGGATTCCGACCCCGGTTTATGGATGATCAGCCGTTTCTCCGTAACCTGTTTGACGTCTCCCTGTTCTGGGTGATCACACGGCTTCTGGCGTCTTTCTTCGCCGTCATTACGCTGTTTGAGATCGCCATTCCTGCCGTCTATGATCCGTATACCGGCGGTCTGCTTCTTTATGATTTACTGCCATTATTGTTTTCCATCTTCTTTTTTGCAGGTCTCTTTTTGCCGCTGTTATTGAACTTCGGGCTCCTCGAATTCTTCGGGGCGCTGTTGACGAAAGTGATGCGGCCGCTCTTCACCCTGCCTGGGCGCTCATCCATTGACTCGTTGACGTCCTGGCTCGGAGACGGCACCATCGGGGTCATTCTCACGAATAAACAGTATGAAGAAGGCTTTTATTCAAAGCGGGAAGCCGCCGTCATCGCCACGACGTTCTCCGTCGTGTCGATCACCTTTTCTCTCGTCATCATTCAGGAAGTCGGCCTCGAGCACATGTTCTTCCCGTTTTACCTGACCGTTGCCGCGGCCGGGGTGATCGCGGCCCTTATCATGCCGAGAATCCCGCCGCTTTCACGAAAGCCGCAGACCTATGCGGAAGGGAAAAATCAGCCAGATGACACCATCCCTGCCTCTTACAAGAAGCAGTCTTTCGGCGCCGCCCGTTTTGGTATTGATCTGGCGAAACGCCGCGCCGGCTCTCAGGAAGGCTTCGCCGCTTTCTTCAAATCAGGCGGGAAGAACGTTCTTGATATGTGGCTCGGCGTGGCCCCGGTCGTCATGGCGTTCGGTACCGTAGCGCTTGTGATTGCGGAAAACACACCGTTCTTCACGTATCTCGGCATGCCGTTCATTCCTCTTCTTGAGCTGATGCAGGTGCCGGAAGCGGCCGCCGCCTCGGAAACGATGGTCGTCGGCTTTGCTGATATGTTCCTGCCGGCCATTTTCGCAAGCGGCATCGAGAGTGAAATGACGCGATTTATTATCGGCTGTCTCGCCGTCTCTCAGCTCGTCTATCTTTCTGAAGTCGGGGGCGTCATCCTCGGCTCGAAGATCCCGCTGAACCTCGGCGAACTGTTCATCATCTTTATCGAGCGTACGCTCATTACACTGCCCGTGATCGTCCTGATCGCGCATATGATCTTTTAA
- a CDS encoding RidA family protein translates to MTGKNRIVTNMAPDAIGPYSQAIEVDGMLYCSGQIPLDPETMEITGTTVEEQTHRVMKNVEGVLKAANCDFGNVIKAMIFLDDMNDFAKVNEVYASYLKEPYPARSAVEVAKLPKGAMVEVEVIAKK, encoded by the coding sequence ATGACGGGAAAGAACCGTATCGTAACGAACATGGCGCCTGACGCCATTGGCCCTTATTCCCAGGCAATCGAGGTGGATGGGATGCTTTACTGTTCCGGACAGATTCCCCTCGATCCTGAAACGATGGAAATCACCGGCACCACCGTCGAAGAACAGACCCACCGCGTGATGAAGAACGTGGAAGGGGTGCTGAAGGCTGCGAACTGTGATTTTGGGAACGTCATCAAGGCGATGATTTTCCTTGACGACATGAATGATTTCGCCAAGGTCAACGAGGTGTATGCGAGCTATCTGAAAGAACCGTATCCGGCGAGAAGTGCCGTGGAAGTGGCGAAGCTGCCAAAAGGTGCAATGGTGGAAGTGGAAGTCATTGCGAAAAAGTAA
- a CDS encoding glutamine--tRNA ligase/YqeY domain fusion protein, with amino-acid sequence MSETKSSSNFIKHIVKNDLAEGTYDGVVTRFPPEPNGYLHIGHAKSIVLNFELADEFGGSTNLRFDDTNPLKEDQEYIDAIKEDIEWLGYEWENLCYASNYFDQMYEQAQKLIRSNEAYVDDSSQEEIRDMRGTLKEPGKESPHRNRSVEENLKLFEEMKDGKYKNGEKVLRAKIDMASPNINLRDPVLYRISHTPHHHTGDTWCIYPMYTYAHPMEDVIEGVTHSICTLEFQDQRPFYDWVVARADFDAHPKQIEFARLNLTNTVMSKRKLKELVDEAFVDGWDDPRMPTISGLRRRGFTAESVKQFCREIGVAKADNLVDVRMLEHFVREDLKMDAPRTMSVLKPLKVIITNYPEGEVEWLEADINPENPEMGTRMIPFSREIYIEQEDFMEDPPKKYFRLFPGNEVRIKHAYFIKCHDFVKDDEGNVVEVHCTYDPETKSGSGFEGRKVKGTLHFVEATKAVPAEFRLYDSLINDELSGDDFLDQVNPDSLEVTQGFVEENMNDLKPQDKFQFFRHGYFNVDPKDSTAEKPVFNRIVSLKSSFKL; translated from the coding sequence ATGAGTGAGACAAAGAGTTCTTCAAACTTCATTAAACATATCGTCAAAAACGATCTGGCTGAAGGCACCTATGACGGTGTCGTGACCCGTTTTCCTCCTGAGCCGAACGGCTATCTGCACATCGGCCATGCGAAATCCATCGTCCTGAACTTTGAACTGGCCGATGAGTTTGGCGGAAGCACCAATCTCCGCTTTGATGATACGAACCCGTTAAAAGAAGATCAGGAATACATCGACGCGATTAAAGAGGACATCGAGTGGCTCGGCTATGAGTGGGAGAATCTCTGCTATGCGTCGAACTATTTCGATCAGATGTACGAGCAGGCACAGAAGCTGATCCGGAGCAACGAGGCGTATGTGGATGACTCCTCACAAGAAGAGATCCGTGACATGCGCGGCACGTTAAAAGAACCGGGAAAAGAAAGCCCGCACCGTAACCGGTCGGTCGAAGAGAACCTGAAGCTCTTTGAGGAGATGAAAGACGGCAAGTATAAGAACGGGGAAAAGGTGCTTCGTGCGAAGATTGATATGGCGTCACCGAACATCAACCTCCGGGACCCGGTCTTGTACCGTATTTCGCACACGCCGCACCACCATACCGGTGACACGTGGTGTATTTATCCGATGTACACGTACGCCCACCCGATGGAAGACGTGATTGAAGGCGTGACCCATTCGATCTGTACGTTGGAGTTTCAGGATCAGCGCCCTTTTTATGACTGGGTTGTCGCCCGGGCAGACTTTGACGCGCATCCGAAGCAGATCGAATTTGCCCGCCTGAATCTGACGAACACCGTTATGAGTAAACGAAAGCTCAAAGAGCTCGTGGATGAAGCCTTCGTTGACGGCTGGGATGATCCGCGAATGCCGACGATTTCCGGGCTTAGACGAAGAGGGTTTACCGCCGAATCGGTGAAGCAGTTTTGCAGGGAGATCGGGGTCGCGAAGGCGGATAACCTCGTGGATGTGCGGATGCTCGAGCATTTTGTAAGGGAAGACCTCAAGATGGACGCGCCACGCACGATGTCGGTCCTGAAGCCCCTCAAGGTGATCATTACGAACTACCCGGAAGGGGAAGTGGAGTGGCTCGAAGCGGATATCAATCCGGAAAACCCGGAGATGGGGACAAGGATGATTCCGTTCTCAAGAGAAATCTACATCGAACAGGAAGACTTCATGGAAGATCCGCCGAAGAAGTATTTCCGCCTCTTCCCGGGGAATGAAGTCCGCATCAAGCACGCCTACTTCATCAAGTGCCACGACTTCGTGAAAGATGATGAAGGAAACGTCGTGGAAGTGCACTGCACGTACGACCCGGAGACGAAGAGCGGATCCGGATTCGAAGGCCGTAAAGTCAAAGGAACCTTGCATTTCGTCGAAGCGACGAAGGCGGTTCCGGCAGAATTCCGTCTTTATGATTCACTCATTAACGATGAGCTGTCCGGCGATGACTTCCTCGATCAGGTGAATCCGGACTCTCTTGAAGTGACACAGGGCTTCGTGGAAGAGAATATGAACGACCTGAAGCCTCAGGATAAGTTCCAGTTTTTCCGCCACGGCTATTTCAACGTCGACCCGAAAGACAGCACAGCTGAAAAGCCGGTCTTTAACCGGATCGTCAGCCTGAAGAGTTCGTTTAAGCTGTAA
- a CDS encoding SDR family NAD(P)-dependent oxidoreductase: MDMKGSVFIVAGGASGLGEAAVRMLVHYGALVLILDQNELKGRALQEDIGSRVAFEKADVTSEFQVRNSLERGLARYGDIHGVINTAGIFHREEVVKEKGTHTMDVFSEIVRVNLAGTFNVTRLAAEIMKDNQPDENGERGIIIQTSASAAFEGLPGQAAFAASMGGVNSMTLPLARELSPYGIRVMTVAPGSFFTPMHQAKEENLRELAEEQVLFPDRIGSPDEYALLVKAIISNPMLNGEVIRLDGGVRLPGVSRGPEPGGL, encoded by the coding sequence ATGGATATGAAAGGTTCGGTTTTTATTGTGGCAGGCGGCGCGTCGGGACTTGGAGAAGCGGCCGTCAGAATGCTTGTACATTACGGAGCGCTAGTGCTTATTCTCGATCAGAATGAGCTGAAAGGGCGGGCACTGCAGGAAGACATCGGGTCGCGGGTGGCCTTCGAAAAAGCGGATGTGACCTCGGAGTTCCAGGTGAGAAACAGTCTCGAGCGGGGGCTCGCCCGTTACGGGGATATCCACGGCGTCATCAACACAGCGGGGATCTTTCACAGGGAAGAAGTGGTCAAGGAAAAAGGGACGCATACGATGGACGTCTTTTCAGAGATTGTAAGGGTCAACCTCGCCGGGACGTTCAACGTAACCCGGCTCGCAGCGGAAATCATGAAAGACAACCAGCCCGATGAAAACGGGGAGCGGGGCATCATCATTCAGACGAGTGCGAGTGCGGCCTTTGAAGGTCTGCCGGGACAGGCGGCATTCGCCGCATCGATGGGCGGTGTGAACAGCATGACGCTGCCGCTCGCAAGAGAACTGTCTCCTTACGGCATCCGGGTCATGACCGTCGCACCCGGGTCCTTCTTCACGCCGATGCACCAGGCGAAGGAGGAGAACCTTAGGGAGCTTGCAGAAGAACAGGTCCTGTTTCCGGACCGGATCGGCTCACCGGATGAATACGCGCTGCTCGTCAAAGCGATTATCTCCAACCCGATGCTCAATGGTGAAGTGATCCGCCTTGACGGAGGGGTCCGTCTTCCGGGCGTCAGTCGGGGGCCGGAACCGGGCGGTTTATAA
- a CDS encoding aspartate/glutamate racemase family protein — translation MKPIGLIGGMSWESTVSYYEAMNRLVRTRKGGLHSLPVYMASVDFAPYAHMQKEGDWNGIGRQLNQEALRLEKAGAEAIVLATNTMHAVADDIASGLSIPFLHIGDVAAKKISSQGLKTVGLLGTSFTMEQPFYHERLNANGIQTLIPSEEDRIFIHDAIFTELCMGVFKHETKARFLAIMDRLRQDGAEGIVLGCTEIPLLIKEGDTDMPLFNTPEIHAEEAVAFATADPF, via the coding sequence ATGAAACCCATCGGACTGATCGGCGGCATGAGCTGGGAATCAACGGTGAGCTATTACGAGGCAATGAACCGCCTCGTCCGCACTCGTAAGGGCGGGCTTCACTCCCTGCCTGTTTATATGGCGAGCGTCGATTTTGCGCCATACGCCCATATGCAAAAAGAAGGGGACTGGAACGGGATCGGCCGACAGCTGAATCAGGAGGCTCTCCGCCTTGAGAAAGCCGGGGCAGAGGCGATTGTCCTCGCCACCAACACGATGCACGCCGTTGCGGACGACATTGCCTCAGGTCTGTCGATTCCGTTTCTTCATATCGGAGATGTCGCCGCGAAAAAGATTTCGTCCCAGGGTCTGAAGACTGTCGGGCTTCTCGGCACAAGCTTTACGATGGAACAGCCCTTTTACCACGAGCGGCTCAACGCAAACGGCATTCAAACGCTCATCCCATCTGAGGAAGACCGTATCTTTATTCACGACGCGATCTTCACGGAGCTGTGCATGGGGGTTTTTAAACATGAGACAAAGGCGCGCTTTCTCGCGATTATGGACCGGCTCAGACAAGATGGCGCGGAAGGCATCGTCCTCGGCTGCACCGAAATCCCCCTTCTCATCAAAGAGGGCGATACCGATATGCCACTGTTTAACACACCGGAGATTCACGCCGAAGAGGCGGTGGCCTTTGCCACAGCGGACCCTTTCTGA
- a CDS encoding M20 family metallopeptidase, with product MDIKDIIRNIEARREAWYTVSQAIGHRPELGNEEFFAQQTLTEALRNEGFQVTEGVADTPTSFEAVYDSGNNGPHIGYMSEYDALPDIGHACGHNLIGTQSIAAAVALKEAVDTYGGAVYVYGTPAEETNGAKVTMADAGLFDHLDAAMMAHPASDYVRSGSSQAMDAIELRFYGKSAHAAAAPEQGINALDAVIQTFNGINALRQHIPSHARIHGVIPDGGTAANVVPDYASARFYVRASDRATTDQLADKLHRTAKGAALATGARLETSNYEFSYDEMRTNGPLSDLFTDSLVSLGIPETEILTDRDGTGSIDMGNVSLRCPAIHPYVKISDTAVNGHTHEFREAALSDRGFEGMMTGAKALALTGFKLLSDPASLQAVKQEFQKK from the coding sequence ATGGATATAAAAGATATAATCAGGAACATCGAAGCGCGAAGGGAGGCGTGGTACACCGTCAGTCAGGCGATCGGACACCGCCCTGAACTCGGTAACGAAGAGTTTTTCGCCCAACAGACGCTCACAGAAGCACTGCGAAACGAGGGCTTTCAGGTGACGGAAGGGGTAGCCGACACCCCGACTTCATTTGAAGCCGTCTACGACTCCGGCAATAATGGGCCCCACATCGGGTATATGAGTGAATATGACGCCCTCCCGGACATCGGGCACGCATGCGGACACAACCTCATCGGCACACAGAGCATCGCGGCGGCCGTTGCCCTGAAAGAGGCTGTGGACACTTATGGCGGTGCAGTCTATGTATACGGCACACCTGCGGAAGAGACGAACGGCGCCAAGGTGACGATGGCTGACGCGGGGCTCTTCGATCATCTCGATGCAGCCATGATGGCGCATCCTGCCAGTGACTATGTCCGGAGCGGTTCGTCTCAGGCAATGGATGCCATTGAGCTGCGCTTTTACGGAAAAAGCGCCCATGCCGCCGCAGCACCGGAACAGGGGATCAATGCGCTTGATGCCGTCATTCAGACCTTCAACGGCATTAACGCCCTCCGCCAGCACATCCCCTCCCACGCGAGAATTCACGGTGTGATTCCCGATGGCGGGACCGCTGCCAATGTCGTGCCGGATTATGCGTCCGCCCGCTTTTATGTCCGGGCTTCTGACCGCGCGACGACAGATCAGCTCGCCGACAAGCTGCACCGCACCGCGAAAGGGGCCGCTCTCGCCACCGGAGCCCGCCTCGAGACGTCCAATTATGAATTCTCCTATGACGAGATGCGGACGAACGGGCCGCTGTCTGATCTGTTCACGGATTCCCTCGTCTCCCTGGGCATTCCGGAAACAGAGATCCTGACAGACCGGGATGGAACCGGATCCATTGATATGGGCAACGTCAGTCTCCGGTGTCCGGCGATTCATCCCTATGTGAAAATCAGCGATACCGCCGTTAATGGCCACACCCATGAATTCCGGGAAGCTGCCCTCAGTGATCGGGGATTTGAAGGCATGATGACCGGTGCAAAGGCCCTTGCCCTGACCGGATTCAAACTTCTCAGCGATCCTGCTTCACTGCAGGCTGTGAAGCAGGAGTTTCAAAAAAAGTAG
- a CDS encoding aminopeptidase encodes MTTLDQKIEQYAELAVTVGVNIQKDQTLVLNAPVASADFVRLVAKKAYEQGAKNVHVEWHDDDLTRIRYDMAPLESFHEFPEWKARGFEEMAENGAAYMTIKATDPDLLSGVDGEKIAAANKASGQAMNTFRTYIQSDKVSWLVISAPSQAWAEKVFPEAKGEEAMNKLWEAILETVRVNTEDPVAEWKQHDENLQTKARFLTEKNYTKLHFQAPGTDLEIELPDNHIWIGGGGPNKDGVHFVANMPTEEVFTAPKADGVNGTVSNTKPLNYGGNLIDNFTLTFKDGKVVDFKAEQGEETLKNLLDSDEGAKRLGEVALVPHGSPISQSGILFYNTLYDENASNHIALGSAYPTNLKGGADMNKEELEQAGLNVSITHVDFMIGSGDMNIDGVKADGSTEPVFRNGEWAV; translated from the coding sequence ATGACCACGTTAGATCAGAAGATTGAACAGTACGCTGAACTCGCAGTCACAGTCGGTGTCAACATCCAAAAAGACCAGACGCTCGTATTGAATGCCCCCGTTGCTTCTGCGGACTTCGTGCGCCTCGTCGCAAAAAAAGCCTACGAACAGGGTGCGAAGAACGTCCACGTCGAATGGCACGATGACGATTTAACCCGCATCCGTTACGACATGGCGCCCCTCGAATCCTTCCACGAATTCCCTGAATGGAAAGCCCGGGGCTTTGAGGAAATGGCAGAAAACGGCGCCGCCTACATGACGATTAAGGCGACGGACCCGGATCTCCTCTCCGGCGTTGACGGGGAAAAAATCGCCGCCGCGAACAAAGCATCCGGGCAGGCGATGAATACATTCCGAACCTATATCCAGTCTGACAAAGTCAGCTGGCTCGTGATCTCAGCCCCTTCACAGGCCTGGGCGGAAAAAGTCTTCCCTGAAGCAAAAGGCGAAGAAGCAATGAATAAGCTTTGGGAAGCGATTCTCGAGACGGTCCGGGTGAACACGGAAGACCCGGTAGCCGAATGGAAGCAGCATGACGAGAACCTCCAGACAAAAGCACGCTTCTTGACAGAGAAGAACTACACGAAACTTCATTTCCAGGCGCCGGGGACGGATCTCGAAATCGAGCTCCCGGACAATCACATCTGGATCGGCGGCGGCGGTCCGAACAAAGACGGCGTTCACTTCGTGGCCAACATGCCGACCGAAGAGGTCTTCACGGCACCAAAGGCAGACGGCGTCAACGGTACCGTCTCCAACACAAAACCGCTGAACTACGGCGGCAATCTGATCGACAACTTTACCCTGACGTTTAAAGACGGCAAGGTCGTGGATTTCAAAGCGGAACAGGGAGAAGAGACGTTGAAGAACCTCCTTGATTCCGATGAAGGCGCCAAGCGTCTCGGGGAAGTCGCCCTCGTGCCGCACGGTTCACCGATCTCACAGTCCGGCATTCTCTTCTACAACACGCTGTATGACGAGAACGCTTCAAATCATATCGCCCTCGGCAGCGCCTACCCGACGAATCTCAAGGGCGGGGCGGACATGAACAAAGAAGAACTCGAACAGGCAGGCCTGAACGTCAGCATCACCCACGTTGACTTCATGATCGGTTCAGGCGACATGAATATTGACGGTGTAAAAGCGGACGGTTCAACTGAGCCCGTCTTCCGTAACGGTGAGTGGGCCGTGTAA